A region from the Hominilimicola fabiformis genome encodes:
- a CDS encoding RluA family pseudouridine synthase, with amino-acid sequence MQTLKINAAEKNKGERLDKFIADNSNISRSYAAKLCEDGFVLCGEKQLLKKYKILGTEEITINVPEPEELSIEPENIPLNIVYEDSDVIVVNKPQGLCVHPAPGNESGTLVNGLVYHCGDELSAINGVIRPGIVHRIDKDTSGLLIVAKNNEAHLKLSEQLKERKAMRKYVALVNGNIKEDSGTINKPIGRNPSDRKKMAVVFDGREAVTHFNVLERFGQYTLVECILETGRTHQIRVHMASIGHSIVGDPLYGIKKEKFNLNGQLLHAKTIGFVHPRTGEMMEFTSDIPEYFENVLEKLRKR; translated from the coding sequence ATGCAGACGTTAAAAATTAATGCGGCAGAGAAAAACAAAGGCGAAAGACTTGATAAATTCATTGCAGACAATTCGAATATTTCGAGAAGTTATGCGGCAAAATTATGCGAGGACGGTTTTGTGCTTTGCGGAGAAAAACAGCTTTTAAAGAAATATAAGATTTTGGGTACGGAGGAAATAACGATAAATGTACCCGAACCCGAAGAACTTTCTATTGAGCCTGAAAATATACCGCTTAATATCGTATATGAGGACAGTGATGTTATTGTTGTGAACAAACCGCAGGGACTTTGCGTTCACCCTGCACCGGGTAACGAGAGCGGTACGCTTGTAAACGGTCTTGTCTACCATTGCGGTGACGAACTTTCGGCAATTAACGGTGTGATCCGTCCAGGGATTGTGCATAGAATTGATAAGGACACGTCGGGACTTTTGATAGTCGCAAAAAATAATGAGGCACATTTGAAGTTGTCGGAACAGCTTAAAGAACGCAAAGCGATGCGTAAATATGTTGCACTTGTAAACGGCAATATAAAAGAGGACAGCGGCACAATAAATAAGCCTATCGGCAGAAATCCGTCTGACAGAAAGAAAATGGCTGTTGTATTCGACGGACGTGAGGCGGTTACGCATTTTAACGTACTTGAACGGTTCGGACAATATACACTTGTCGAATGTATCCTTGAAACAGGCAGAACACATCAGATAAGAGTGCATATGGCGTCAATCGGTCACAGCATAGTAGGCGACCCGCTTTACGGAATTAAAAAAGAAAAGTTCAATTTAAACGGTCAGTTGCTTCACGCAAAAACGATTGGTTTTGTACACCCGCGGACAGGCGAAATGATGGAA